Proteins from one Paenibacillus amylolyticus genomic window:
- a CDS encoding HPr family phosphocarrier protein gives MSSNNAAVVEIAQTAGKFTSSIVLHSENKYIDVKSILGLFTTLISTHSYELHVHGPDAVEAKAAMSEVFAKHGLNVSIASE, from the coding sequence ATGTCGAGTAATAATGCGGCTGTAGTGGAAATTGCTCAAACAGCAGGCAAGTTTACTTCTTCAATCGTGCTTCATTCGGAGAACAAGTATATCGATGTGAAAAGTATTCTCGGATTGTTTACAACGCTGATCAGCACGCACAGCTATGAACTGCATGTTCATGGACCTGATGCAGTTGAAGCCAAAGCAGCCATGTCAGAAGTATTTGCCAAGCATGGACTGAATGTAAGCATCGCATCTGAGTAA
- a CDS encoding YlaN family protein, whose protein sequence is MTSSDLQDQLNLKAISLLQEDADKIQKLIEVQMENLATRYCPLYEEVLDTQMYGFSKEVDFAVRAGLLPEGAGKQLVSALERNLAILYEALNKKNEQ, encoded by the coding sequence ATGACTTCATCTGATCTGCAGGACCAGCTGAATTTGAAAGCGATCAGTCTTCTTCAAGAAGATGCAGATAAAATACAGAAGCTTATTGAAGTACAGATGGAGAATCTGGCTACCCGCTACTGCCCTCTCTATGAGGAAGTATTGGATACACAGATGTATGGGTTCTCCAAGGAAGTTGATTTTGCTGTTCGTGCAGGGCTCCTTCCAGAAGGTGCAGGTAAGCAGCTGGTTAGCGCGCTTGAGCGGAATTTGGCAATTCTATATGAAGCCTTGAACAAGAAGAATGAGCAATAG
- a CDS encoding Asp23/Gls24 family envelope stress response protein: MAEQLQLESGNIRIADDVVAKIAGMAAMETPGIAAMSGGLSEGWAKRLSGKNVQKGVSVEVGQLEAAIDLRIIVLYETPIHEVSRMLQQNVREAVETMTGLRVVEVNVKVEGVSFKGDDL, encoded by the coding sequence ATGGCAGAACAACTTCAACTGGAGAGCGGAAACATCCGGATTGCCGATGACGTGGTTGCGAAAATTGCCGGAATGGCTGCAATGGAAACGCCCGGAATTGCCGCAATGTCTGGAGGTTTGTCAGAGGGCTGGGCGAAGCGACTCAGCGGTAAAAACGTACAGAAAGGCGTGAGCGTTGAGGTCGGCCAGCTGGAAGCAGCCATTGACCTGCGCATCATCGTCCTGTACGAAACCCCGATTCATGAAGTTTCCCGTATGCTTCAGCAGAATGTAAGAGAAGCGGTAGAGACCATGACCGGATTACGCGTGGTTGAAGTCAATGTAAAGGTAGAAGGCGTATCTTTCAAAGGCGACGATCTGTAG
- the ftsW gene encoding putative lipid II flippase FtsW produces MKQQTAQTKTKRGTPDFQLLILTLLLVGFGLVMVFSSSSSIAIASERFNNDALYFTKKQLMWAIIGLFGMFFAMNIRFNKYKKLYAPFFLLTTVMLVIVLVTGAVLNGARSWIHIFGFSLQPAEFAKIAIILYLSALITKKGEKFRIFKTGYFPVLFIVGFIAGLIMLQPDFGTTFILVSTCGLLIYAGGASMKHILGSILLVVLGGALAFGANSLFSSAAPSDTSTATTAVTAEQNYKIGRIQAFLNPLSDINGGSLNLYRSLVAIGDGGMTGSGIGQGTMKLHYLPNAYNDFIFSVIGEELGFIGSTLFLLVYLYFIWRGIIVSLRCPDPFGTLVGIGIMGLIAIQAFINIGGVTQTIPVTGVTLPFISYGGTSLFVMMVAMGILLSISRTNNLDVIKEEKTKSVTVQTQTRTSPALRSRESIRRIR; encoded by the coding sequence ATGAAACAACAAACGGCCCAAACGAAAACGAAGAGAGGCACGCCGGATTTTCAACTGCTAATCCTCACTTTATTGTTGGTGGGCTTCGGACTGGTGATGGTGTTCAGCTCCAGTTCCAGCATCGCAATCGCAAGCGAAAGATTTAACAATGATGCCCTTTACTTCACGAAAAAACAACTTATGTGGGCGATTATCGGTCTGTTTGGCATGTTTTTTGCCATGAATATCCGCTTCAACAAGTACAAAAAGCTCTATGCGCCCTTTTTCCTGCTAACGACGGTCATGCTGGTGATTGTGTTGGTCACAGGAGCGGTATTGAACGGTGCACGGAGCTGGATTCACATTTTTGGTTTCAGTCTGCAGCCTGCAGAGTTCGCAAAAATTGCTATCATTCTATACCTTTCTGCTCTGATTACCAAAAAAGGCGAGAAATTCAGAATTTTCAAGACAGGGTATTTTCCTGTCCTGTTCATCGTTGGATTCATCGCAGGACTGATCATGCTGCAACCAGACTTCGGTACCACCTTCATTCTGGTATCCACTTGTGGTCTGTTGATCTATGCCGGTGGAGCCAGTATGAAACATATCCTGGGTTCAATTCTCTTGGTTGTACTCGGTGGAGCACTGGCGTTTGGAGCGAATTCCCTGTTTTCTTCCGCGGCTCCTTCCGATACGTCGACAGCTACCACAGCAGTCACTGCAGAGCAGAACTACAAGATTGGACGTATTCAAGCTTTCCTGAATCCATTATCCGATATTAATGGCGGAAGTCTTAACCTTTACCGTTCACTGGTTGCCATTGGTGATGGCGGTATGACAGGTTCCGGGATTGGACAAGGTACGATGAAGCTGCATTATTTGCCAAATGCGTATAATGACTTTATTTTCTCCGTGATTGGTGAAGAACTTGGATTCATCGGAAGTACACTATTCCTGCTCGTATATCTGTACTTCATCTGGCGAGGAATTATAGTCTCTCTGCGCTGTCCTGATCCATTCGGAACATTGGTCGGCATTGGCATTATGGGATTGATCGCGATTCAGGCATTCATTAACATCGGTGGTGTAACTCAGACCATTCCGGTGACGGGGGTCACGCTTCCGTTTATCAGTTATGGGGGTACCTCCCTCTTTGTAATGATGGTTGCCATGGGCATTCTGCTCAGTATCTCACGCACTAACAATCTGGACGTGATCAAGGAAGAGAAAACGAAGTCCGTGACTGTACAGACACAGACTCGTACCTCTCCTGCTCTTCGATCACGGGAGTCCATCCGTCGGATTCGATAA
- a CDS encoding YugN family protein — MIFENTGLDGLKSDLAYLDESAEKVGFVRWQWEYYRATYDYKIEDEQTKSEYFVRINTRAVEGKLEKPDTVLAVEAVYLGKATFPHGLDYDSSVPQPVVKLAAQKLQQLKELLEA, encoded by the coding sequence ATGATTTTTGAGAATACAGGCTTGGATGGCTTGAAGAGCGACTTGGCATACCTGGATGAGAGCGCCGAGAAAGTCGGATTTGTCCGGTGGCAATGGGAATATTACCGTGCTACATATGACTACAAAATTGAAGATGAACAAACCAAATCAGAATACTTTGTACGCATCAATACCCGCGCAGTGGAAGGCAAATTGGAAAAACCGGATACCGTTCTTGCTGTTGAAGCCGTATATCTTGGCAAAGCCACCTTCCCTCACGGTCTGGATTATGACTCTTCCGTTCCACAGCCAGTCGTGAAGCTGGCAGCCCAAAAATTACAGCAGCTCAAAGAACTGCTGGAAGCTTAG
- a CDS encoding DNA repair helicase XPB — protein MEGTEHKERTDACIVQRDFTVLLEVGHPGFERAREQLGNYSELVKTPAAFHTYRITPLSLWNAAALGWNADQVIASLERVSRWNVPAALIQDVRRIMDQYGKLKLHSEADHTSMRLYSEDERLLDELSGLKTIAAFRMERKDAHELLLPGEQRGLLKRELTRLGYPVLDYVGYREGTKLSFEWRTDNPGEHSERFALRSYQREAVDAFEGSEGMGGSGLLVLPCGAGKTVIGMAVLERLQCECLILTSNTTSVRQWIQEIQDKTTITSEQIGEYSGQKKQVKPVTVATYQILTHRKSKDADFTHIKLLSERQWGLIIYDEVHLLPAPVFRATADIQATRRLGLTATLVREDGCEQDVFSLIGPKLYDMPWKQLEQQGWIADVQCKEIRIPLSPELRSNYLQAEVKHQFRLAAENPAKVRVVKRLLEHHRDLPALVIGQYLDQLELIAREIEAPLITGTMSQQERIKWFAAFRRGEIKTIVVSKVANFAVDLPDAAVALEISGSFGSRQEEAQRLGRILRPKAGDNKAYFYALVSEDSKEQDFALNRQMFLVEQGYEYAIVHENG, from the coding sequence ATGGAAGGAACAGAACATAAGGAAAGAACAGATGCTTGTATCGTTCAGCGAGATTTTACAGTTTTGCTGGAAGTCGGCCACCCCGGATTCGAAAGGGCAAGAGAGCAGCTGGGGAATTATTCGGAACTGGTCAAGACACCGGCAGCGTTTCATACGTACCGAATCACCCCATTGTCGCTCTGGAATGCAGCTGCGCTCGGATGGAATGCGGATCAGGTCATCGCAAGTCTGGAACGGGTCTCCCGCTGGAATGTGCCTGCTGCACTCATACAGGATGTTCGGAGAATCATGGATCAGTATGGCAAGCTAAAATTGCATTCCGAAGCAGATCACACCAGCATGCGGCTTTATAGTGAGGATGAGCGGTTGCTGGACGAATTAAGTGGATTGAAAACGATCGCTGCCTTTCGTATGGAACGCAAGGACGCTCATGAACTTCTGCTCCCAGGAGAACAGCGAGGGTTATTGAAAAGGGAATTAACACGATTGGGCTACCCCGTACTTGATTACGTGGGGTATCGGGAGGGAACCAAGCTCTCTTTCGAATGGCGAACCGATAATCCCGGGGAACACTCTGAGCGATTTGCACTGCGTTCATACCAGAGAGAGGCTGTGGATGCATTCGAAGGCAGTGAAGGCATGGGAGGAAGCGGGTTACTCGTACTTCCTTGCGGGGCAGGCAAAACGGTTATCGGCATGGCCGTGCTGGAGCGGCTTCAATGCGAATGCCTTATTTTGACGTCCAATACGACATCTGTGCGACAGTGGATTCAGGAAATTCAAGACAAAACCACGATTACCAGTGAACAGATTGGTGAGTATTCAGGTCAGAAAAAACAAGTGAAACCTGTGACTGTAGCTACATATCAGATTCTTACACACCGGAAATCAAAGGATGCTGATTTTACCCATATCAAACTGCTCAGTGAGCGACAATGGGGGCTGATCATATATGATGAAGTGCATTTGCTTCCAGCGCCAGTGTTTCGTGCAACTGCGGATATTCAAGCTACGCGAAGGCTGGGATTAACAGCCACGTTGGTTCGAGAGGATGGCTGTGAACAGGATGTATTTTCGCTGATTGGTCCAAAGCTCTATGATATGCCGTGGAAACAACTGGAGCAGCAAGGGTGGATTGCTGATGTACAGTGCAAGGAGATCCGTATCCCGTTATCCCCGGAACTGAGATCGAATTATCTGCAAGCTGAGGTTAAGCACCAATTTCGACTGGCTGCCGAGAACCCGGCGAAGGTCCGTGTAGTTAAGCGTTTGCTGGAACATCATCGGGATTTGCCTGCACTGGTGATTGGTCAATATCTGGACCAACTCGAATTGATTGCCCGGGAAATTGAAGCACCTCTGATCACGGGAACCATGTCACAGCAAGAGCGAATCAAATGGTTTGCCGCTTTTCGACGTGGAGAGATCAAAACGATTGTTGTATCCAAGGTTGCCAATTTTGCCGTAGATCTGCCTGATGCTGCTGTTGCGCTTGAAATATCCGGGAGTTTCGGTTCCAGGCAGGAAGAAGCACAGCGGTTGGGACGAATTTTGAGACCAAAAGCAGGGGATAACAAAGCCTATTTCTATGCGTTGGTATCAGAGGATAGCAAGGAACAGGATTTTGCATTAAACCGTCAGATGTTCTTGGTGGAACAGGGATATGAATATGCCATCGTTCATGAGAACGGATAG